A single window of Drosophila suzukii chromosome 3, CBGP_Dsuzu_IsoJpt1.0, whole genome shotgun sequence DNA harbors:
- the LOC139352752 gene encoding uncharacterized protein, producing MDDATGRGSGDQYSHTGLGAGSVGSVGCSFTGPFRGFEDENLSRQTVIHSNQFVSLENASTPIMSNHASYDASQNWSGQQFTQQVNTGNMNAQRATPPYTERRAAPEFIPNAFSYANLQENNAGQFMPTYTAAQCAPPCNSVGFMPPNNAPINVHQNVAAGFFPPANGLGSVPQPNVVYNAGPNAGNVGAGRHMPLFAGTQLPHVVSSGPTLTPAQVASRQVISRDLPIFTGKPEELQKCLKGSALEAVRGKLMIPAMVPYAIGTLRMLYGRSEIVHASLQRKLKEEPPIKPNNLESVIRLALAVQNYCATIMSVGLQKYLNDFSLLNDLVAKLPSDLKLDWGRHRLAAGAANLTTFDKWLFGIAMCATMVPPYECQSTEKDIGGRYSKERLLVHDMLGSNDDGKSKAHVTEDQPCPECGCDHGLANCKGFLSMSIKSRVEFIKSKRLCFCCFGKHIVRNCRVKKLCNLDGCKLPHNVLLHYPNTEINSEIRNDKEDIPRKSDESETSESTVFFHEKSTTKALFRYIPVTLHNNSRSIDVYALIDEGASCTLMERSLADELGLDGPEEQLCLKWTSDVTQSESKSRVVSVSAEGRPGVKYRLKGVRTVSNVDLPLQIIDDQTLKERQHLRTVPISTYKDVRAQIIIGLDNIKISVPLEVRQAEDDDLIAARCKLGWAVYGRQGPENDTPPRVFHICHCATACGTRKLDEAMKAFFSLESFGVSVPIKPLRSKEDEQALKIMEATTKLKCLEAKMLKDPKLKTFLSNTMQHYKEKRYIRKLEKWELSNSPRSWYLPIFTVTNPNKKKTGLVWDAAAQVDGISLNDTILKGPAMLVSLMGVLLRFRERPIAVSGDIREMFHQIKVCAQDQYSQKF from the exons ATGGATGATGCAACAGGACGAGGATCTGGTGATCAGTATTCACACACGGGATTGGGAGCAGGTTCAGTTGGAAGCGTAGGATGCAGCTTCACTGGGCCGTTCAGAGGTTTTGAGGACGAAAATTTATCTAGACAAACTGTGATTCACTCAAACCAGTTTGTGTCGCTTGAGAATGCGAGCACACCGATTATGTCTAACCACGCAAGCTACGACGCTTCGCAGAATTGGTCAGGGCAGCAGTTCACACAACAAGTGAACACGGGCAACATGAACGCGCAGAGGGCCACACCTCCTTATACGGAAAGGAGGGCGGCGCCTGAATTTATACCGAACGCATTTTCGTATGCGAATCTTCAAGAAAACAATGCAGGTCAGTTTATGCCGACATATACCGCAGCGCAATGCGCACCGCCATGTAACTCTGTCGGATTCATGCCACCAAACAATGCACCAATAAATGTGCATCAAAACGTGGCCGCAGGGTTCTTTCCGCCAGCCAATGGGCTGGGTTCTGTACCACAGCCTAACGTCGTTTATAATGCTGGTCCTAATGCTGGTAACGTTGGAGCAGGAAGACATATGCCACTGTTTGCCGGCACACAGCTCCCACACGTAGTATCATCGGGACCCACATTGACGCCAGCTCAAGTTGCATCGCGCCAGGTCATATCACGAGACTTGCCAATTTTCACCGGAAAGCCCGAAGA ACTCCAGAAGTGTCTGAAAGGATCCGCGCTAGAAGCTGTCCGGGGAaagctcatgatcccagctATGGTACCTTATGCTATTGGAACGCTAAGGATGTTGTATGGGCGTTCAGAAATAGTGCACGCTAGCTTGCAACGGAAGCTTAAAGAAGAGCCGCCCATCAAACCCAACAATTTGGAATCCGTGATTCGACTGGCACTGGCAGTCCAGAATTATTGTGCCACGATTATGTCAGTAGGACTACAGAAATACCTTAATGATTTTTCTCTGCTTAACGATTTGGTTGCCAAATTGCCAAGTGATCTTAAGCTGGATTGGGGTAGACATCGCTTGGCAGCTGGTGCCGCCAATTTGACCACCTTTGACAAGTGGCTCTTTGGAATAGCGATGTGCGCAACGATGGTTCCACCCTATGAATGTCAGTCAACAGAGAAAGATATAGGTGGAAGGTATTCAAAGGAGCGCCTGCTAGTGCACGACATGCTAGGAAGCAATGACGACGGCAAGTCGAAGGCACACGTCACAGAAGATCAACCTTGTCCAGAATGTGGCTGCGACCATGGTCTGGCAAATTGCAAAGGATTCTTATCTATGTCCATCAAGTCGAGAGTGGAATTTATTAAATCCAAACGActttgcttttgttgttttggAAAGCATATTGTGCGTAACTGCAGAGTGAAGAAACTTTGCAACCTCGATGGATGTAAGTTACCGCACAACGTGCTATTGCATTATCCGAATACTGAGATTAACAGCGAGATTCGTAATGACAAGGAGGACATTCCTAGAAAATCCGACGAGTCAGAGACCAGCGAGTCAACGGTTTTCTTTCATGAGAAATCAACAACAAAGGCTCTTTTCCGTTATATACCAGTAACATTGCATAATAATTCCCGTAGCATAGACGTTTATGCTCTAATCGACGAAGGTGCGTCCTGCACGCTTATGGAACGATCATTAGCCGATGAGCTAGGGCTTGACGGTCCTGAAGAGCAGCTTTGTCTTAAGTGGACTAGCGACGTGACCCAGAGCGAGTCAAAATCGAGAGTCGTTAGTGTTTCCGCTGAGGGTCGTCCGGGCGTAAAATACAGACTTAAAGGAGTGCGTACTGTAAGCAACGTGGATCTTCCATTGCAAATCATCGACGATCAGACACTTAAAGAACGTCAGCACTTGAGAACGGTTCCGATATCAACATACAAAGATGTGAGGGCTCAAATTATCATCGGACTAGACAACATTAAGATCAGTGTGCCGCTGGAGGTACGTCAAGCTGAGGATGACGATCTTATTGCCGCTCGATGTAAATTAGGATGGGCTGTGTACGGCCGCCAAGGACCGGAAAATGACACGCCACCTCGTGTATTCCATATCTGCCACTGCGCAACAGCTTGCGGTACGCGGAAACTTGACGAAGCTATGAAGGCATTCTTCTCGCTGGAGTCATTCGGCGTGAGTGTTCCTATAAAACCGTTGCGATCTAAGGAGGACGAGCAGGCGTTAAAGATAATGGAGGCAACTACAAA GCTCAAGTGCCTTGAGGCGAAAATGTTAAAAGATCCGAAGCTGAAAACGTTTTTGAGTAATACCATGCAGCACTACAAGGAAAAGAGATATATTCGCAAACTGGAAAAATGGGAGTTGTCAAACAGTCCACGCTCTTGGTATCTTCCGATATTCACGGTAACAAACCCTAACAAAAAGAAGACAGGTCTGGTCTGGGACGCGGCAGCGCAAGTTGACGGCATATCACTAAACGACACTATTTTAAAAGGACCAGCCATGTTGGTGTCCTTGATGGGAGTGCTGTTGCGCTTCAGAGAACGACCTATAGCGGTATCAGGCGATATACGGGAAATGTTTCATCAGATTAAGGTTTGCGCCCAAGACCAATATTCCCAGAAGTTCTAA
- the LOC139352753 gene encoding uncharacterized protein, whose translation MGTLPKERLSPHTLPFTFTGVDYFGPIEVAVGRRREKRWGVLFTCLTVRAVHLELVPSLSTDSFLLALKLFTARRGVPLKLLSDNGTNFRGASRVLAQEIERISTSAVENKYPEMSFTFIPPGSPHMGGSWERMVRSTKSILTEILSNVGLREEVLRAALADVECTLNSRPLTYFPLESENSEALTPNHFLVGNSSGLRERGAMESNGLGLAKHFRIAGQLADRFWRRWIREYLPTLTRRTKWFQPNPAPISVNDVVLIVDETSKRNSWPKGIVVDVHLAKDGQVRSGVVRTPGGLVTRPAVKLAKLDIIRIGDTRRSNAEESRGGECCEANKKI comes from the coding sequence ATGGGAACTTTACCAAAGGAACGTCTATCGCCACATACACTGCCATTTACGTTTACTGGAGTAGACTACTTTGGACCGATTGAAGTTGCTGTAGGAAGGCGTCGCGAGAAGAGATGGGGAGTTTTATTTACTTGTCTTACAGTTCGCGCTGTTCATTTAGAATTGGTGCCATCTCTTTCAACGGATTCATTTTTACTGGCTCTAAAACTATTTACTGCGCGCAGAGGTGTGCCTCTTAAGTTGCTATCCGATAACGGAACGAATTTTCGGGGAGCCAGCAGAGTACTCGCGCAAGAGATCGAACGTATATCAACGTCAGCAGTGGAAAACAAGTATCCGGAGATGTCGTTTACCTTTATTCCTCCGGGATCGCCTCATATGGGCGGCAGCTGGGAGCGTATGGTGCGTTCTACAAAGTCAATCCTGACGGAAATTCTGTCGAACGTCGGACTGCGCGAGGAAGTACTGCGCGCTGCGTTGGCCGATGTCGAATGCACTTTAAACTCAAGACCGTTGACCTATTTTCCGTTGGAATCGGAAAATTCGGAAGCCCTTACACCAAACCACTTCTTGGTTGGTAACTCCAGCGGTCTACGGGAACGCGGTGCTATGGAATCCAACGGATTAGGCTTGGCCAAACATTTCCGCATCGCTGGACAACTAGCAGACCGTTTCTGGAGAAGATGGATTCGAGAGTATCTACCCACCCTGACGAGGCGTACAAAATGGTTTCAGCCGAACCCAGCTCCAATTTCCGTGAATGACGTGGTTCTTATTGTTGATGAAACAAGTAAGCGAAACTCCTGGCCTAAAGGGATCGTCGTGGATGTTCATCTGGCGAAAGATGGACAAGTTCGTAGCGGTGTTGTGCGTACACCGGGAGGACTCGTTACTCGCCCGGCAGTTAAGCTGGCTAAATTGGACATCATAAGGATTGGTGATACTCGGCGTAGTAACGCAGAAGAATCACGAGGTGGGGAATGTTGCGAGGCTAATAAGAAGATTTAG